The sequence AATTTTCCTATTTTAAAGTGTATATCAATTCAAATGACATATacaattgtgtttttttttttttttactttcttTTTTGCTAATTAACAAGAACATTGCACAATTGTTGATCCTTGAGAATCTTCCCCCTAATAATTACATCAAGGTAAAATTTAACATGTGATTTTGGTACTAAATTTAATTGTAACttggattaaatatttttttcatttcatgAAAAGTTAAAGCCGATCATAACAatgaaatttaaatcataatacataaattaaaataacacAACCACTTTGTTACTATAtagcatatacatatatattataatatgcaCAATTATTATTCCCAATGGTTAATGAAATTAATTCTTATGAAACAAAACATTATATGAAGGTCCTAAACtaagtgattttaaaattttttaaaaaagggtcCTAAACTAAGCCTCACTTCTCGTGACAGAAGATGGAGATGTTCAAATGAACCTCTAGTTTGTTGATCTAAGTACGTACTTTGTTTTCCAACATTAAACCTAACCggaaaagaaaacataaaagTACTTAAGCATGCATAAATAATATTGTTTGATTCTTTTTCAATTCACGATCAATACTACTTCAAGCCTTTTAGGTACCGTTTGGTACATTGGATGAAAGTGACATGATCCACAAATTTTTACTCATCTcatgtttcttttatttttttgttaactcAATGTCATCTCATGGCCCGGTATGACATTATATATGGGTTTTGATGAAAAATCTCTTCCAATCCATGGTATTAGTGGAGGATGAGTAGAAATTGGAAAGTGCAATTAAGagattttataataataaacacaataatcctacaaaattaaaaacatacaaaacaacatattgTTCATATGATCTATGTATTGCTTATCCATATTTCATCATGTTTTTATCATCACTTTTCTATTCAACTCTCAGCTTATACATCTGATACATGAAACCAAACGGTATCTTATAGAACAATCTCCATATTGTGTATATCATGAGAGTCAGCACTGTGCATTCTAGTTTGTTGATCTAAGTACTTAATTTGTTTTCCAAGTACTCATCAACCAGTTCACGTATAGGACTTGCATGATGCGTCATCTAATTCAAACTTTATATTAATTTGGTATATATCCCAGGGTGCACCACCAACAAACCAAATACGAATCGCGTCGAAAGCTAATGTAACCCTGATCTCATTAAACTGAtatcgtttggtttgagtgatggGATAACTAATACataaataagtaatataatgtaattaaaaataaaaaagaaaaaatatttaatatattatttgatttgatggatagattatagtttatttgatttaattgatataaaattaataattaataaatagataaataatatgacaagaaTAATGCGAGATTGAatgggataagttatacataaattaataatacaCCAAATCAATTAAACACATGATCAGAGAAGATTTAACgtctaattatataattaattatttggacCAGCAAATCTTActtatttgaaaatataatgcataagatttttttaatatatatatatatatatatatatatatacgcgcAATATATACCGAgatgtatatatgatttgtgAAGTTATACATAATCCAAGGTTATAAATCTTGATGAGCTTGGCTGCTAATTTCATTGTCCATTTAAAGTCATTTTCGGAGAATGACTATATCCCATTTGATCCTCAAGATAATTATTAATCTTTGCAAGGAATATTAATTATGCCCTTACTTTATTGTATAAGACTATaagtttattatattttataaaaagtcgAAGAACCGGAGTAAAGGAACAATGAGTACCGAACCCTAAAGTCGAAACTACCAGAACTATTAATTAACAACATATTTCTATGCAAAAATAAAAGGAAGACTAAGAAAAAATCATGTAATACTTTCTTTAGTATATTTTGGTAACAATTATATTTATTATCCagatttataatttaaaaaatggtATATTTGAACTAAAATTATTAAATGTATCGAAAGCAAGAGGTAATCAAGTTCCACATGGTTTAATTCATGACATGGTATATACGTAcaaacaaatttatttattgacaCTTATAATTATGCAAAGTGCAGACAAAAATCAGCCATAAATATTTATGGAGTAGCTAGAAGTCATGAAAGCTGGCTGGCTCCACCTCACCCCCAATCTTTCAAATTAATAGATTTCATTATTAATTTCAATGGAAATATATCAAAAGCATTACTAATTAATGCGATTGTTTATTCAATAATAACATacaaaataactaaaaaaatgagaaaaataattaaagggCATTATGTAGCTGGTTTTGCTTTTCCTAATCAAGATTAAGAAATTAATATGTCATGGAGAAATTGCTTTCAGTACTGCTAGCTGTTGGGAATCAATTTCAAATCACTTGCTATTTTTGCATGCAAAAACAATGGCTTTTGTCGGTTTTCTCAATTCCGAGGAGTTAATGGGGGGCAAATTAGGAGAATATATGATAAACTAGTATGATATTACTCCACTCTAAATTATACTAATAGCTAACATGTAAAATAAAAAAGGAAGGTGAAGAATAAAAATTAACCTTAAATTCTTTTTATCTCATCTGGTTATTATTCGCTGACTAAATGTAGTATAAACAAATTAATTTGTTGGTTAATTTAAATCGAAATAGAGATTAGGGTTGGGGGTTGGTGTTTTTGAAAACTCAAATGATTGGATCCCAAATGACTAGATCAGAAActtaatttatttgaatttgagGAGTAAAAATATACTCGAGCAAGTACGAGAGATTTTGAATTCTTGATTCTATGTTTGAGCTGGATGAATATAATATAGATTTGAAATTAAATCAACTCAAATTTTATTCATTCTAAAAACAACTtcaattttttgtgaaaaaaccCGAAGAGTTGGTGCATGCTATCTTGTTTCGTTGCAATCGAAAGGCCAAAGccgttaaattaataaatttaatttcagaCCCTAAAATAATTTTCTGATATGTATATACAATATTTAGTAGATAAGTAAACAAATCTTATTAATCCACAATATTATGTACAGTTAATATTCTGTAAATTGAATAACAAACTACGATAGTCGATTATATTGATGATAAAAAACTATATCAATCtacaacctttttttttttttttttactgaatATCAATATATACTATTAATCAAACTAATGTGATACCATACCAAACAAAATTGACAGTTAGTCCTcttatttcaattaaattaatgtatatttttaaaaatatatatatatgagaaaaACTAAAAACTAACACTGATCTAACTAGAAAATCATGATATAGCTAGATTAATCGCTTttctaaaaacaaaaaaattatacgaTACACTTCCCACTTGTATTGATCACTAGTATATAGTTACATCGATGTTAAAAGAATATTCTTCATGTGTATCAATCATTACATCACAAAAATTTAATAGAAACATTCATTTATCAAGatcttttgaaaattgaaaACAAAATCTCCTAATATAACAACAAAAACTCAACTTTATAATTGATGTAAATTCGATTTGTATTGATTTGaatagataaataaaaacatcttGTGCGACAATATTCATGGCCAAAATTTTGACACGTTGGTCTGAAAGTAGGAATGATAAATTCGATACCAATGAACCATATATCAGTGCTGCgcattatttatgttttaattaattgtatgatttgatttaATCAACCCCCGGCTGCCCACCGTTCATTTTAATAtgatataataataacaataataattattaatattattattattattaagcgAAAAACGACTGGTGGAGCTTGTGCGTCAACGTGCTCATTAGCtaatttttgattatttaaattgatttatggGAATCGTGATCCGTGCAAAGATCCCATTGCATCTCCAATTAGGGTAACAAAGGAACAGCATTATCTTAAATGTTATCTTCGGTTGAAAAACGAACTCCCAATACCTTTTACGATCCATACAGATTTGAGGTTTAGCATTGTAAAGAATAaatggttgtaaacaatatagattcagatgttgtcactagatgTTGGTGATATTTGACATAATATGCAACGAAAATATTAAAAGCATGAATAAAACAATCAATAACTAAATAAACACATTTGAATAATAAAGCACAAGTATCAGTGATTCAGTGCAAAAAACTTCattataaaaacaataaaaagttttacaaaaccaaaaaactagtgaattattgtaaaaataatttttcaaaacatgtgagaaaataaacacTAATGCaaataaaacaactccagaAAAGTCTACTAAAAAGTAAAACACGAAAAACTCAAGATTAGGAGTTGATCATTGATACCAAAATATGAGAGCAACACTTTCAATCACCAATCTTCAATACTCTCAAAAAACTTCACGACAACCAAGTAAAAACGAGCTTCAAATAAATTCAGAAATCTCCTCAAGGAATACACTCAAGCTCTCTCACAAAAAGTTTCTGAAGCTCTCTCTAATTcgacctcttctctctcaagcCTCCACGCCTTTTTAAGCTTATAGAATCCTTCATGAGATTGTTTCCTTTTAGGCGTGTAACTCTTGTGTCAAAAATAGATTGATCTTGTTTTCTTCATTCAAAATTAATCCTACAAAGACAAGGTAATATTTGATAATTTAAGATATAAGAATATTACAATAAGTATACAATATCTCACATCAAttgaatataaaatattttcttatttaagAATATCTCTATTGATTTAATAACTTGAAGTCCACGAAAgacaaaaaacataaaataaatcttttaataaattttaagaaattcAAGGAAATAAATATTCCCTtcaaacataaacataaaaactctTTAGAAACGATTTTACGAGTTAATTTTATGAGACGAATAATAAATCAACAtaatccattaaaaaatattattattttatcaaaagTATTAGTTCTCACTCAATATATAGATTCGATCGATCTGTCTCACGTATTAGTTATCCGTCATACCATCTCACTAGAGATATACCTAAAAAATGTATATAACATGCTatattgcatatatatatatatatattttaatttttttccgaCATATAGTTTACATTGAAAAAAAATACTCAGCTTATTATTACGTTCCATCCATCTCACCTTTGTTTTTTGACTTGTGTGTCTTTTAACACCTATTTATAAGAAAGTCAGTAGAAAAGtaaattttagaaataaatttcaaattttagttttatttaatGAATTGTTGGAAGTTGACATGTTTTGGTGTCAGTAAAAATGGAATGCACATTCTCATTTTATATATACATGTTTGGTATGAGTCATATgacatataattaaaaattatgagACCGGACTTGTAGTCCGATTGGAATTAGTCTCACATGTCAGCTAATTAGCGAAAACTCGAGTTCAAGTCTTTCATTTCCCTAtgtgataataaaaaaaataatctccattattttgtacataaatcttttataTATTTGGTTATTTCAACTAATCTAAACtataataatactaataatattaatattttattgttatattatatataaaatatacataataattttattattgtataataaataataaaattatttgatttaattaataTAGATATAACAACAATAAAAAGCATAGATAAAATAATACTCTCTCcgtctaatatatatattttttgttttagttttcacacgaattaataaaaatttattggaaaagtaaattttatataaacttcctattttatccctatttaatatattaaaaaatgattgcacaattttcaaggtgtaattaataggggtatattagtaaataagtgtaaaaaaaatattactaaatatggtgtatgactatatatttgggacaaacaaaaaataaaacgtGGACAATATAATTGGGATGAAGAGAATATTAAAACTGAGTTATATATTTAAAACGAATAATAAAGGAAATGTAACCTATATTTGGAGGGAAAAagtatatatcatataatataaaaCAATCATGGATCTATATGTTTTGGAGGGAAAAAGTATATATCATATAAAGATAAAAGTCATAAAACAATCATGGATCTATATGGTTAATAGATCGTGTTTCTCTCCCGAACCGATGCGTTATAATCCGGTCCGATTCAGAATCGGTTAAATCGATGGGAGTTCAACTTTTCCCTAAAGAGAGTATATATTTGAACAAAGTCATCGATAAAGGCCCATTTATTTGGCCCTTGAACAACTGGgctgatgatccagtaaacctGAATTAACGATGAAATGGGCGCCCATAACAAGCACACTCTTCCATTTCCAATTATGACTTTAGGCCGAACATATGtccaggtttttttttttagaagaaAAAGTTATATTTTTACACTAAGAAAAAAGGAAATATCATTTTCGGAAAATTCCAATTTACCTAAAAATACCATAAATCACatttattcaaaatctcctgATTCAACTAATACGCTAACAATTCTGTCACGTTCATAAAGTTTAGCTAATAACAATGTCACTActaaacttttattttttttaatcactaTTAAACTTTTAATATGGCTTCTATACAAATGTAGAAtgcatatttaatatttatgttcCGAAAGGTGAAATTTGTGGGATGATTGTATATAAACATTTTTACAAAATTCTGTCAGATATTTACTCATTTAAAACTAAAACATCTGTTGGTGTtgggatgattttttttttttttacgaatTGACAAGATAAAATTTTCACTAAAAAATGGAATGAAACTGAAGAAAACAAAATGTTTTCGCACAAGAGTTGTtggataaaattaaatatgaatataaaatttattttgtttttaaatttattagttgttaaaaataataaattatggttttatgttattatatgattaatttgatatatttttaaaattaaactaaAATATTTCTCGACAAAAACTGTACATTTCCAAGCATATCAATCGgagataattttattattaaaaaaacaatcgAGATAATTTAGGAATTGTAGGAAGAAGATGGATAATATTTTCATACTTTTTATTCGTATTAGATAATTATATTAGATTTTATATATTTCACATTCTCTAGTTATTTTATGTCATTCTTCTTTAATTACCAGTCTATTTTATATCTATATTcaaatcattttataaaaattttataatttaatattCGATAAATTAATAACTTctctaaaataatttttttcttgatTTCGACTTGAGTCAATGtcctaaattaataattttgataaattaataaataataattttcaacAATCTCTTGTATATTCATATAGTctcaataaatttataaattaataattcattaaaattacaattataatttataactaGTGCAATTTGGTAAAACATATCGTGGTTTGTTTTTCATGATATTTAattctattattatttttgtttgtatggtgaatttaattttattaatcagTATATGAATATTATTTGATTAGTAAAAACGGTTTAGTACATGCCGCCAGCAGGGCACTACCCTGCGGGTGATGTGTAACCTCATGATTAGTCAAAATTAGTGGGTCCCACGTAGGGCCCactaattttaaccaatcatgagcCGCTACGTCACCCGCAGGGCACTATCCTGCGGGTAGCATCTACTCATCCAGTAAAAACACTGTGTAtcactcatatatatatatatatatatatatatatatagttttaatATTGTGAGCACCTATCATGTGCACTTATGTGTGCACCTGCTGATGTGACGTTCACCTATTGGATATAGAGGATGCCACAGATTTGATATTGTGGGCACCCATGATGTGCACTTATGTGTGCACTTGCTGATGTGTCGTTCACCTATTGGATGTAGAGGATGTCACGTCGATCGGTGCACACATAAGTGCACATCATGTGTGCTCACAATatcaaatctatatatatatatatatatatatatatatatataattaattgttttatatattaattaatttaaataatatgatgCAAGTAATAGTGAATAATAATgattttttatgattatatttatgtaattaaataacaaatacTCTTTTAATaacaaattattaatttatcaatCAGTTAACATATctctaaattaataaaaattttatcatctcaatattattaatttagaaATATTGTACTATACTATTTCTTGaagtttcaaatattttattttaactcACATTATTGTAATTACTAACATTTAAACTAAAACAaatgttatatataaaattttattaaattgatgacatatatttgaaaaataagATATTATACATGATATAGTATAACATATGTGTTGATACGCTAGTTATATAAATAGATTTGGACAATCGTCTCGCCTTAAACTCATGGGAGGCTCTATGTAAGGGCAAGGGGGCAGTTGCCCCACCttagatttttttttggaacatacctttagtttttaaaaatcgtacacataaattattattaataacatattaaatattgtttaaaactCTATACTATTAACCAATAACCCATGTTTGAAGAGTCacaataaaattttttcttcatcattaatttaatttatctttgatgTTACTCCAACCAAAGTCTTTATCAATCAATTATCTAAcaaaatatgaatatttgaaTGATAGTGTAATtacttatattaaaaatattatatttttttatcttgtCGAATATAATTAGTactaattatttttgaaaagttTCAAATCATAAGAGACATTGTTATTTagatttgaaattaaaaatattatttatatttctttattatattttaattttggttatcgatgattatatatatacatgtatatatatacatatgtgtgtaCTATCCTTTAGATTTTGTCTttcttttgataaaatttttagatcCGGTTCAGTTTGAGATAGTTTTCTCGGTGGGATTATTAAACTCAAGTCCTTGATTTTAATACGGTGATAAGCGCATACCCACGGTTATTTATTAGACTACCCTAATGAACCACtcactaaatttttttatatataaatttataaaatctTTAAGATGGATAAGAAATGTGACAGTGAAAATAGTTAACTAATTTAAAACCCTAatcttttataatatatatttatatttataatataaataaatatcggGTACGTTCATTTATTAATAGCATCCAGCATTGTCCTGTTGCATATTCTTCTTTGGACTTTAGAATTCAACCTTTTAAAGTTCGGCGTTATAACTTTTCCTTCATTTTGAGTTCTACATTGGTGGCATTCGCAATATTAGTcagaaataatattaaataaaaaatatataacgtGACAAAGTGTCGACTAATATTAAAAAGTTAAGAGAAAAGAGGTAATATTGTAATAATCACATtttcaagatttgatttttatgttacTTTTATTTTTCGAAAGAAAAAGACAAATTCCAATGGATGAAAACAAACCACTATCTATCTAACTTTCAAATCTGAAGACAAATTTAATTCTAATTCCTAAATCCTAACTAAAGCTTCAAATTTACAACTGGCGATGTGTGTGTACTAATTTTGGCCAGTTGCCCCCATGGTCAACAATCTTGCTTCAAACGATCAAAtctcctctctatttctatttaataaaataaatattattagcaatggtccccaaaaaaaaaaaaaaaataataaagccAAAATGTCTGCCCAAAGAATTTCAACTATTTACACCTGCCCCACTTTAACATTTCTTTTTGCAGATTCGCACCCTAAAACCCAAATCCGCTGCTGTGGGTCGGGCGACGAATACGGAACGGGTCCAGCCCGTTGGAGAAGCTCGGAGTGAACGGACTCGGGGTTCCGGCGAAAAACCCGGAATTGTCCAACATGCGTTGAGTTCGGATCCCGCTCTCTACTTCGTCTTCAACGAAACCATTCCCCATTTGAGGCAAGGGAGGGGCGTACATGTCATTTCCTCCATTCGTGACAATGTTTGCGTTCATATGGGTCGGAGCAATTTGCTGGGCTGGAGCGATTTCGGCAAACGAGCTGAGCCCAGCTAAAGTGGCCCAATCAAAGTTCCCGGAGCCCAATTGCTGCAGATTCAGCTTCTGATCTTCCTGAGGGAAATTCCTCGTGGGATTCATGCTTGGCACAGGCAAGAAACGGTCATCAATGGCCGGCAAGGACTCCAAAACGTCATCGTACTGAGATGAACAGGAGGAAGAAGAACCGTGACTGTACTCCTTGCTCTGAACTCCAGAAATGGCGGGTTTCTGCCCACCTGAAGAATTCTTTTTGTAAATCCGGCACAGAACCCAATCATCCAGCTAAAAAAAAACACACCCATAACGAAAAACCCATCAAGCTCAAGTTAACATATCGAGCGAAAAAATAGTAAATTTTTCGAAGTGAATCTTCTTAATTACCCTAGACGTGCCACTCTTTCTTGGAGATTCAGAAAGTCTGTATTCGTGCATAATCCAATTGGTTTTTGTCCCCTTTGGTGCCTTTCCGATGTAAAAAACGAGGGCTTTTTTTATACCAACTTTTCTTCCTTCCGTCGTAATGATCTTATCAGTCCCCGTGGCTTTCCAATATCCAGATCCTGCAACTCTATTTGGTCGCGATCCATTCGGATACTTTCTGTCTCTTGGGCTGAAAAAATACCATTCTTTTTCTCCAAATATAGCTTTACCTGcacaaaatttatatatatatatatataaaaaaaaatcaacgtAAATTTCTAGCGATCGAAACTTGGTTCGTAAAAATCATGTATATGGTCTGAGTTACTTACTTGGTAGATCCCAAGGATCAAATTTATACAAATCGATATCACCAATGATCTGCAGAGAGAATTGATGGCCTGCAACTTTTCTGCAAAGGTACTGAACCAGAAGCTCTTCATCGGTCGGGTAGAACCGGAACCCGGGAGGCAACGTCAGCTGTGAAAGCGGGTCGGTTTCTTGCAGTCCCATGTTttcctaaataataaataattcagaagatctgcaaaaatattaaataattgttTATCTCTCTCCTTTTTTTTCTTCGAAAAATGGAGAAATACGGAGGGTATTTATAGGCAAGGGAATAATGTAAAAAGAAAGAGATAAGTACGGTCGTCCTTTTCGGAGTGTAAAAAAGTGGGCCCCACGCATCGCCGTTTAAAAGCTGACACGTAGTAGGGTTAGCCTATCGTGTGGCCGACCTTATCCAATGGCTAAAGTGCAGGTGCATGAACATTCCAATATCAATCTACGATTGACACCAAATTAAGTTTATAAATATAATCCTGTTATTGGACTTATAcacaattttaattaatttaatttaacttAGGATACACAATTTACAAATAAAGTTTGAATACATAAAAGttaaattcattttaatttctcaaattcaaacataacttttcatttaagtttttttcaaGAGAAAAAATATTTGAACTCTCCGATCCTTAACAAAAATTTTCTCCATTCCATGGACTcatatgttttttatttaatgGACTTCggtataaaatattaaaaatacaataCTGATAAATGATATTTGATCATAAATTGTTTCAAATatgatactaatatatgatttttttcgtACTCAAAGATTAATGCAAGTATTTATATTAATTACATATTTGACTGTTTTTGAATAAACGgtaaaaaaaacattgaaaatatgttgTTAATATATGAATGGGGTACCAATTGTTTTAGATTTGATAATAATATACGTTTATAGAGTATCTAAATATGTGTTAAAAATGTTGATTAGTTGATGTGAATAAAGTTGTTTAAATTTTGTACccaaaattttatcttttgtTCAATTTTTAAACCAATTAATGTTTAAATATcacatattaatattatatttttcaatGTTGTGTGATAATTTCACACGTAAAAAAACATTTAGACCTAAAgtgcaaaaatatttttatataaattagaAAGTATAAAACACAGTTTGAATTTAAATTTAGACATTTAAAACAAATTTACCCTCAAATAAAAGCACGATTATTATTGCAGTGGTTTGAATAATTGTGCAGCGACGACTGTAGCTTGTTTGCTGACCAGGCTGCTTGCCGCCATGTGCCGTAAATATTGCAGGCCCCCGTGACGTCACCCTTGTCGTCAACCTTTTACTTGAGATGATGTTTCGACATTAATCACCACATTGACTTTTCGTATTTTATAACAACAACTATATGGATCAACACGAAAATCATTAGTGcgcataaaaattaatttatgtgctcctaaaaaattttgttttaaaaaaaacatttaaaaagcGTGGATAAATAATCGTAGAACACGTGTGGGGGAGGTAAAGAAACGGGTAGTTTAATGTAGAAGAAGTAACACGTGGAGTAGATGAAAGTAGAGTTAGGCggaatatattatatttctctAGACCAATGGCCGAGGAAAAAGCAAAGCACGATTATTCGACACGTTGTCAATTTTGTATTCTAGCGACTTTTGTCTTGTTAAGGTTCTTTCACTCAACCATATCATTTGCACTAAATTTAATGGTtgatgtatgtatgtatgtactatgtatgtatgtatgcttTTTATTtctgattaaaattttaaaataaatttgatttcgACGGATCTTGAATAGTACTACTCTGCACATGTATGTGTGAATTGATGGTGAGAATGGGGATGGAGCTAGCTTGACTTTTGTTGAGGgctaataaattaataaataacgCGATGTTTTATAGGATTTTTATATTGCATTTAGGGCACGTGGTGGCATTACAACTCTTCAATTTATAACTAggaatcaattaattaattacattgTTTTGGTGGGTCAAAGGAGCAACTCTTTTTCTAGTAATGTGGTTTAAGATTACAATGATTGGCTGAGATTCTGATAAGTTTGAgagtcctttcttctttttctt comes from Henckelia pumila isolate YLH828 chromosome 4, ASM3356847v2, whole genome shotgun sequence and encodes:
- the LOC140862948 gene encoding NAC domain-containing protein JA2L-like is translated as MGLQETDPLSQLTLPPGFRFYPTDEELLVQYLCRKVAGHQFSLQIIGDIDLYKFDPWDLPSKAIFGEKEWYFFSPRDRKYPNGSRPNRVAGSGYWKATGTDKIITTEGRKVGIKKALVFYIGKAPKGTKTNWIMHEYRLSESPRKSGTSRLDDWVLCRIYKKNSSGGQKPAISGVQSKEYSHGSSSSCSSQYDDVLESLPAIDDRFLPVPSMNPTRNFPQEDQKLNLQQLGSGNFDWATLAGLSSFAEIAPAQQIAPTHMNANIVTNGGNDMYAPPLPQMGNGFVEDEVESGIRTQRMLDNSGFFAGTPSPFTPSFSNGLDPFRIRRPTHSSGFGF